The genomic stretch ACAGAAGGAGGCGCTGACTGATTCACTGCGTTTCCATTAAATCCCACTAGTCATGGAAGGCACTGGGATCTAGGAATTGCAATGGAAAGCTCTGGAAGCCTTGAGAAGGTGAATGTTTTAAGACAAGCTTCTGGCCATGAGCTGAAAGAAgtatccaaaataaaataaataataaaaaaaaaatcactgagcaGCTCTTCTTCACTATTCCCCCTGCTGAAATTATTCAGGAATTTGGATCCCAGTTTTCCAGTTTGAACCAGAGTTTTACTGGGGCTGGTTCCCAGGTGCTGAACAgccaaataaaaagcagaagatgTTGAATCATGCAGGGGACACTTACGAGGGAGTTGTTGGGGTCGCTCTGGAGGGAAGAAATCTCCCTTGGGAAAAGCTCGCTCGTCCTGGAAGGAATTCAACACGTTAAAGTTggcaaggaaagcaggaaattatttcctgCTCCTTAagattttgaattaaaatacagaaatttcgAGTTAAAGCAGTCCCGACTGTAGCTGCGATTTGTCTTTTAGCAAAATAATCTGAATTAACCTTTCCCTGATTGCATCAATTCAGTAGGCAAAAGGCAAATCACACATTTCCCCCCGGCTCTGGATTCTGATCCAGCCCTGAAACCACAAATCCTCCCAAAGCAGGAGCGcattcccagggcaggagcagtggGAACGGGGGTGTCCTCACCATTTTGACGTGCATGGGTCTGTCAAAGAGCAGCTGCCCATTGAACATCGCTGGCGCTCGTTAAGGATCCTCCTTCCAAGCACAAAACCCCCTCAGAAAATCCCATCTCCTCAGTTATCCTTCACATCTCTGCCTTCTCCGAAACAAAAAAGCCTTGAAATCCAAATCTACTGAACATtcaaaaaaaggctttttgaaattaaaacaaaaaaacaccccacattTTTAGGTAAGATTAAGTTCACAAAGAGATGCAAAACGTAATTAAGTCAACCGAATTGTTTAAATGTTTCCTCAGTCACTTTATCCAttgaaaacaggagaaaacaggGCAAAGTTCCACAGCAACAGCCACATTTTGAAGTGTGCCATGCCAGTGAACCCTCTGCTCAAGTCTGGCTCCCACAGCGTTTAGTGAGCGCAGAGCAGAAGGGAATTTAACACTCAAACAGAAACTTTGGGAAAGGGGGagtgttttcctcctttccataCCACAGCCAGGAGTTGAGAGAGGAACACCTggaattttcctgctgtttggTTTCTAGGGAGCCAACCATTGCTTGGGCAGTGGAAGgacacagggaacagggaaacGGCGGCTCCGTGTGCCTCAGCATGgggaatttttcctttccagacaAATCTTTTCACAGAATTGCATTTTAATACTAATTCCAACCTAAAGTCAGAAACTCATCTGGGACAGAAGCACATTTATCCACGTAGGAAAGGGAATTTCCTTCACTAAAGATCCTGAGCAAATCACAACAATTCCTTCGAGATggaattttgtctcttttgcttttccttccatttttccaCCAGCTTTgaccttccctgccctggcaaTCTCCTCCCTTGGGATGCATTTCCAGGTCCTCTGCCCCGTTCCCAGTTTGCTGCCAAGGATACAGATGGCCTGCACGGCCTCGATGGCCTGCTCGAAGGTGACCGTGCCGATGCCCCGGCTCTTGCCGTCCTTGTCCTCCAGGATGTCGGCCCGCACCACCACCCCAGCCATGCTGAACACCTCCTTCAGCTTCTTCCAGCCCACCTTGTAGTCCAGCTGCAAAACAGGGCAGCGTTGGAAACGCCAAGAGAGATTTCCAGGAGCAAACAGCTTTAGTGTCCTCCCCTGGCACCGGCATGAAAGCTGCCAGAGAGGCGAGATAAAATTTAACCCAAAAATCCCGATTAACAGACACCGCGGTAGAACCCGACCGGGAGAATCAGCGGGACACAGAGGGACTTGTGGAATTCCCGAGGCTGCAGCTGagaggctctgcctgcaggccGTGCCCAGCACTCACGTTGGCCACGAAGACGGTGCTGCCCAGGCGGCCGGCCTGCAGGGCATGGATGATCTCGTTGGGGATGTTGGGGTTGTTCAGGATGCTCGGGGGGATGTTGATCATGCCGGGGCCGCCAGGGCCGGGCCCGAtgcccatccctcctgctgccatcaCCTTCTGCATGGCCCTCCTGGCGTGCTCCCCGTCGGGGTCctgggacacacacacacacacacgggcagtgccagggctcaAACGGGCACAGAGAGGATTTTCCTTTATCCCAGGATATCTGCTCCCTAAGCATTCCCTGCCAACTGCTTCCCTTTCGTTGTCAgtcagtttgttttattttagccAGCGCTCTTTATCGTTTAAATGATACCTTTATTATTGGTACCTTTTATTATTAAAGTTATTCCTCCTCAGGCATTTCCCTGGTTCCCAAGGTGTTTACCCATCGTTAATGCCAACAACAAACCTCTGTTACACCGGTTCCCAACCCTGACAAACCCCCAGAGCCGCTGGAGAGGGTTTGGAACGAACCCCCAGGACTGGGCTGTCAATAGCAAAgccattaaaatggaaatacatCTTTGAGGTGTTCCAGGAAAGAGCTGATTCCGCGGAATTGTTGGTGGAATCTATTCGTTCTGATGCCAGAATTCAAAGGGAAGATTGTCAAGAACAAACACTCATGGAGGTTTCTGTGTCAAATCGTTAACAAAGGAACTGCAATTAAAGCCAAACTCCTGCTTTGTCCTCACGTCAAGTTTGGTCTTGATAACCACAAGTTCAGCAGCGGTTAAAATGATTACAAAAAGGTTGACTGGGGTGGATTTTATCCTATTTAAGTCCTGCTTTCTGTCCATTATCCTCTGAGTCAGCCCTAAACCTTGAACAAGAACTCCCCGTCCCGCTCCGCCCTGCCAGAGCACACCCCCTCCTCACCTCTTTCACTTTCAGGGGTCTCCCACCAAGACTGTGCTTGTTCAGAACCTCAGCAGCTTTCTTCATGCTCTCTTCCATCTTGAACTCAACCACCCTGCGGGGACACAACGCAGCTCAGGGTGTTTTGTTCCAAGGAGCCTCCTTGGAGCTCTGGTAGAAATTCAGAGTGAACTTACGCGCATCCCTGGCGAGGCGATTTCCCAGGGCAGTCACAGGGAGGaggcaagagagaagaaataaagtCAGTGGAAGCCCAAGTCGCACACAAACATTTCATTATTAAAGCCAAATCACATCAGTTAAGCCCTaccagggaaaataaaatgtaaccTTACACAGGCAAGCCTCCAATAGTGGAATTCCATAATTTCTTATGCCTTAACAGGATTAACCTGGGCTCTCTGAGGTTGTAACAAACACTAAATCCCGACTCTCCGAGAAATACCACACGCTGCCCTGTGACCTGCTCTTCCCTGGCATACAGCAAAACCCTCCACACTCTCACCCTAAATCCATTTCCTTCAGGCCACTCAGGAGTGCTCCTACTGTCTTCCCTGACCCTGGACTCCAGGCCCATGAAGGCACTGCACGTTTACATTTAGGAATTTACCTGGCTCTGCTGGCCCAGGAAAGAGGAGCTTGCAGCACCTGCTGTTGCACCCTGGCCCTTCCAAACTCTCAGCCAACCGCTCGAGCGACTTTTCCGAAGCACAGGAATATTCCAgagccctgtcctgcctgctGGGCTCCAGGGTCGCACGGCCAACGCCAACGGCACGCAGGGAACAGCTCCTGACTGCAGAGCCCGCCCCACCTCCTCCCATCCCACAGCACTCCTGACCTAGAGCCACTGCACATCCACACTCTTTTGAGCCTCCCTGGCCTCCTGTCCAGcacacagaaacatttcaggtagaaaatccacaaagaaacTCTCAAAAACACTTACCCTTGACTTTCCTTCAGCGTCCATTAAGAGCTCCACGTATGTTACCTCACCAACTACAAATCAGATTCCAGACGACACAGATACCAAGGGAGAAAAGCCAAGAAAACAATGGGAATTTAGAACAATCAACAACCGTGTATGGAGCCTCTGCCTTATAAGAAAGCCCAGAAACACTCCATGTTCTCTAGACCACAAAACTGGACAATTACAGGTATGCAGTAAAGGCTTCAAGCACTTTGGTATGTTCTTGGTTTTCCTCCACCTCAAAAGCCAGAGATTTCTGCAGTTCCCTGGATCTTCAGAGCCCACTCGTTACCTGAGGCAATCCAAACCCACGGGAAAGGCTGCAGGAACAAGTTCCCTTCACTTCCCACAGGAAGTGGCTCCATAATCCAGAATTTCAGCTGATTTGTTTCTCTCAggatttaaagacaaaaaaaggagTCACACCGAACCAACGGATCAAGACATCACTGCCTGCCTGCTATTTATTCCGACAGGTTTGCGTTAAGCCACAATAAATTCCATTTTAGCGTTCAAATCTGCCGAATCTGCTCTCAAGACAAAACTGTCAAGAGCAAAAGGCGAAAGTCCATGGAAAACTCCACCTGCCCCTTCCCTCACAGGGTTGGGATTGCCTCTCCAGGACCAAATCACCCTGGCAGGGACCTCCAGAATGCAACTACCCGAATGGCTGCTGCCTTTGAAGGGACTGGCATACAGAAGAATGGAATaaccactttattttttttaattttaatttttcctttctggttttAGAAGTCCTGGGGTTTCAAATTTAAACCAGGAGGACTCCAGGTTGCGTGACCTGGACGGTGCAAATGTTTTATCTGTGGGAAAGCACAGTTGAGGATGAATAGTTTTAATTGGAGCGAGGAACTGGGGTTTCACAACTCTgccagggacagagggaggtgTGCAGCCTGACCTCCCCCAGGCCCAGCAATTTACAGGACACTGGGGCTCACTGTGCAAAACTGACAGCCtgcaaggtaaaaaaaaaaaaaaagggaatgctTAATGAAACCACTGATTTTTGATCTCCGtttcttattttaaacaatGATTTAGCAGTAAGAGCATTCCAGCCAGAGAACAGGATGAACAGCTCTGATCCATTCCTGCTTTTGTGAGGACAATgtttgaggctggaaaaggctgaCTGAGTCCCTCTGAAAGGGACTCCACTGGAGTGTCCGTGGTcatccacagctccagcagctccatccacGTCGGTGCCAAGCCTAAGAAGGAATTCCAGCCTGTAATCCCTCTGAGCTGACGCAGCACACGTGGGATTGTTCCCAAAGGCTCCTGGGGAGGGGTTCAGCATTCCCACGAGGTTCTGACGCCATCCAgctcaacagcagcagccacagtcCAAGCACACCTGGGGCAGGGATGCACATGGATTCACCAGTTCTTCCCAGCGAGCTCCACTCCAAACGCTCTCGGagccacagctcccagggccGGCACTCCCTGAGTGTCCCCGCAGCgagggctctgctctcctcctcacctccagctcctcctgcagacCCACACTAACAACTCCCAAAGGAGCTTGCCAAGCCTGGGGATCTCCAATACAGCTGAACAGCTGCTCTTGTAACCAACCCCTGACTCTGAAGCACAAATCTCCAGGAATCTCTTGGATCGAGAGCCTGTGCCGGTTTTGGCTCAGCTCAATTTTGCTCCCCGTTGGAGCCTTAGAGACACATGAAAATCCAAATATCCAGCCTGAAGAAGCTGCCTCCCTGTAAAGGACACCTGAAGTTCCTGAAGAGCCCAATTTCTGAACAGCAGGAGTCGGGGAATGACACAGTGCAACAGCTCTGAGCCTGGACAAAGCCCAGAACCCTGGCCatgaaaatgcattaatttcaCCCTAAAATGTGTGAGAGGAGCCAACCCAAGCCCTCTGCCAGGAGAACGCCGTCTGCAGCCGgcaaacaaaaccttttttaagAAGCTAGGCTCGGTCACATCTTATTTGgagtttttgggttttcttctagATCCCAAACCACAGGATGTCATGGAAAATATGAGGAGCAGAGATACTCATGTGCTAGACCAGGATAAATGCCCAGTGATTCCCTGGATTCTGTCAGGGAACATCCCACAGCCACAACTGGAGAAATTTCATCCAAGAACAAAAACTGTTACTTCAGGAGCTTCCCAAGTGAGGAAACTTCcaaaaaacttggaaaaaagtGGCTTCAAGTCACTGCAGCTTTAATTAAGGAACACGTTCCCCGTGGTGTCTTTGAGACTTAACGCAGAGGAGACTGATTTATGGATTTATTTAAACACCACACTTTAAGTTTGGAAACACAGCTTTTCCGAGAGACCAAGCAGAATTTACTGCAATAAGCAGAAATCCAAACTGAGGAAAGCTTCAGTGTAAATTATTTACCACAGTCAGTTATTTCTCCTCCCCTTTAAAACTTTGTATCGCTTCCCAAAGTTTATCAGTACAGAAAATGCCAATGTTccagctgggctgctccagcagaattCCAAGACTCTACAGGGCCTTGTCCAGGCAGCTCAAATCAGGATCCACAGGGTGACCTGAGGGCCTGAAGACATATCCGAGACAGAAATGTCAACTTTAGGTTGGGCAATTTGATTTTAACAGTTTGTGACAAACCCAAGAGCTCTGAGAGGTGTGAGAGGTGCAGAGAGGGGAGTGGGAGCAAGCagagaacagggacaggggaaaTGCTTTGCAGCGGTTATTCCTTGGCCTCCAGGGCCAAAAGTAAACACtaaacagggaaggaaaacccCAAAGTGGCTGGATGTCTCCTCATCTCCTGAAGAATGAGTGAGCCAAGGGGATCAAAAAGCTTCGCACTCCCGGTGTGAGGCAAAGCAGGGCCGGCCACAGCTCCTCCCTCATTTACAGGTACAGCTTGGGACAGGCAGGCCCTGGAAGGTTAcagggggctggggagaggagaggagagagttTTACACGTGCAGAGCTTTGGctgaaaagggagagggaaaaccaTCCCAAAGCAGAGACAGCAGTCAGCAGCTCTGtcacagaaaaaggaaacttcCCCTTTGCAGAACACCCAAAGTGGTGATGTTGGCTCCTGAAGAGCTCGGGCAGCAGAGAGGGAGTGAaaagctccctgcagccagggaagggctgagaTTCCTTGGAAAGATGGTGAAAGCCCAAGGGAAACAGAACAACTCAGAGACTTGAGGAAATGGAAGGGGGAACAGGCCAAGGGTGGAACAGCACCACTGTTCCCCatttcccatccctccctggcTCCCCAGAGCTCCAGACTGTGACCAAACCCTGGGCATTGAACCTGGGCATTGCCTTagctgctgctcttctgcaCGGGATTCAGGGATTCAGGCTGGGAGAGCTTCGTTCCCGGACTGCCACAGCCCCGGGCTGCGATGGAGAAGGGAATctgggcacagcccggcccatcccagccctcctgcaaCTGCTCCTGCTCACAGCCACGTCCATGGCACGGCACTAATCACAGCGGTTAACACCTCCCTACCCACACAGCGTGACAactgctgccagcccctctcTCCTCGGATGCTGTGCCTTTCCAGACTTTGGCCAGGGAGAaggtttaaaatacaaaatcctGTATTCCCTAAAGGAACCACTAAATACCTGGAATTCGGATCCCAAGTTTTTTGATGCCATGGCACCACCTCCCTTCCACCAGCTGCCATGAACATCCCCATGTGTCTCCCCAAGTGTAGGGGACAGCTCAGGACAGGGATCCAGCATTTAGTTACTTCCATGGAAAACTGCTGCCTCTGGAAGCTCTTCCCAAATCCCCCTCAGCGCTGCTGCTCGGTCAGTTTGCTAACACCTTGTGTCTGCCAGCCAAAACGAGGGAGTTCCAAGCAAGAACATCTCTTCATTCCATTACCAACATTCCCACTGCATACCTGTAATTGAGTTTCTCCAACCAATGCACTGGGACAGAGAGAGGAGGCACCTGGagcagcccggcccggccgctcctGCCCTGCACGCTCGGCACCTCCCcgagctcctgcagagccctcaCACACCCAGGGCTTCCCCTCGGGCACAGAATTCcacctgctcccacagcctgggACGTTTGGCCTGGCGTTCTTACGCTTCCGAAGCAAGAATTCCAACGGCTCGGAGTTTTTTCCACGGGCGCGTTCCCGGGGCTCGGAACCGCTCTGCCTTGGGGCAAGGATGAGCAAGGCCGAGCCCAGCACGAGAAGTCCGGAACAACTGCACAGCAAATCCAAACCGTTGGATGCATCAGCAGCGCCAAACCCCGGGAAGGACGATCCCAGTTTGAGCAGGACAAGCCCTGCGGCCAGAAGGAAGAGGCTCCAACGTTCCCCTAGGAGCATCTGCTGGAATGAGCAGACGAAGAGCCCGGCAGGAAACAATCTCAGCCTGGCCTCTGCCATCCACGGGAACTGGAGAGAAACCACCGGACACTGGGATTCAACACAGCACAGAGAGTGGGACGTCTCCACACCCGGAGATCCGGAGCACCGACGGACCTGGGGCAGCCACGAGGACGTTGAGGGTCCCTCCATAACCAGGGCCTGTTCCAGCAGCCTTCCAGGCTGACGCTGCTGCCACCACACAAAACCACTGCTGGCTCTCCAACAGCCCCCAGTTAGGgaagctcccagtgctcccagtcccgATGGCTGCTCCACACACTCGGTTCCCTTTTGCCTGCACAGACAAACATTTGAAACCCTCTGGAactttgttttccccttctttaGGCCACACCTCGAACGCCTGAACTGTCAGTCCttacccagctccagcacaatGACCACTGCCCGCTACCCAGGCTGATGCTCTGTATCCAGAAGCGCCCCACAGGAAATGTTGTGCTGATACTCTGAACTCGGTTCAGACAttttaaggctggaaaagccaaGGATTTTCTTGCCACTCCACTGCACTTCCGAGGTGACTTGAAAACTAGAAAGCTGGGCACCAGCCTGAAGAAATGACACTAATTTAGACTTGTCACGACCCGAGTACTCAGCTCAATCTCTTCGTCTTCCTCAAGAGATGAAGATGTTCAGGTCAGCAAAGGCAGCTCCCATCCACATGGGAATTAAAGGGAATTGTGGAAGGGGGAACACCACAAACCTGATTTCCAAAGCCCTGATTCTGCTGCAGCCACGTGCCAAAGCACCAACCTGATTTTGCAGGTCACCCTTAAATACATTGAACTGCAACCAATGGCTCTGGAAGCCAGCCCAAGCCCCTCCGAATCTGGGCACACAGCTGGATATCCACACACCAGAGCAGGACGTAACCACCTGAATGCCcaaaaaacattgaaaatgcTTCAGAAAGTTCTGCTGCGCTTCAAGTCAAATCTGCTGAAAAGCCTGGGGTTGGATCCCTAAGGAAAACACTGCTAAATCCCAGCTGCATGCCAGAGGCCTCCACAGGAACCGTCCCCTGGAAGGCTGCCAGGCACGGAGGTTGTGCAACACCCAGCAAGGCTTCGGGaagagcttttccaacctcgTGTGGCCAAGGCTGCAAGTGCTGAGCTAcagacagagccaggacagccTCGGCACCTGAGCTGCACTTTACCTTTCTCTTTGACCAGGTCCTTCAGCGACTGCCACTTGACGTCGAAGGGGATGTTGGTGATGAAGGCTCGGTACCTCTTGGCGGGGTTGGCGTAGGGCTCGAAGCGGTTCCCTCCCCTCTTCatccccttctccttcttcttctcgTTGGGGGTCGGGCGCTCGCCTTCGCTGCAAGGAGAGAAGCCCTGTGAGCTGCTGGGGACGGAGCGGAGCCGCCGCCTCCAGAGGGAACAAAACCCGAGCGCGGAGTCACCGAACCCCAGAGCAgtctggggtggggagggacccTAGAGCCCATCCCaccttgagagaaagaaaaacaaaccaagggGACAAAATGCTTCAGCTTCAGCCTTACATAATTCCCTTCGCTAATCCAATTAATCTCCTTGCTCACTCAAGACGTCTCGAGGAGGAATTCGGAACGCATCGGATAAAAAAGCTGGAAGTTTCCACAATCTCTCTGTCCTGACCTTTTCCCAGCCTAGCACCTGTGCAGCCCTGCAAATTCCATGTCAgaaatcccagctccatcccttcGGGACCGTTCAATCCCTGAACAGACACAACAGCctgcaggggaaaaaggaaattgagAATGCAGAGGCCTCTGAAGGTTTATATCTGAGTGCGTTCCCTGCTTCTATcagccagcagccaaagctTCTCCAGACATAGGGATGGGAATTTTCCAGTCCTTCTCTCACTGAACTTTCTTAAACCTTCCTAATTAACGAAATAATTAAAGCTCCAAAATTAGACTTGAAATGAGACAATCCTTTTTCCACCTTCACTTCTGTTTGGTTGACCAAGCAACACACAAAACGCAGCAGTTGTGTTAAAAGCGGCACTCAGATTTTTTGTGGTTATTCCTTAAACTGGATTTCTCCAATGAGGAGAATGTGCCCACAGGTGCGTTGGTGTTATCCCTGTGCAAGTGATAACGCCTCCAAACACAACTGCACCTGGAGACACAAATTCCCTGGAGGCATCCCAACTCTAACAGggtcagagaagagaaaatcaCAGCAGAGAGATAACTTTATTTATACTTCCAGGGATTAACCAGCTCCTCATGGAGACAAACTGCTGATTCCATGATCCCAGGAGTggtaggaacagaatccaggGTGGGAACCTCCTTCCCTAGCCCTGGATCAGGGATGTCTCTGCCCCTGCCTGGCTCGAGTTGCAGTCAAGGAAATTGTGTCTGTCAGTATTTTACTGCCCAAAGCACAGTTTGATTGTCCctcaatagaaaaaaaacacaaataaattccTCCAAAGTGACTCTTGGGAAGCTGAACACGTTCCTGGTCTCGGGAAACACAAACTCAAATCCAGCCTCGAGTCTGCACCAGGAATCACAGCACACCAGGTTCAGCCTGATTCTTATCAGCCCGGGTGTGAAACTGAGACCAAAAAATGCCCTGAGGGAGAGAAGTCCTTTCTATTCCACGGATTTGGAACCAAAATCGGCTTTGCCAACTGTGGAACTTTCACCGAGCATCAACGTGAGAaagtgagaagcagctgaggctTTTCATCCCCACGTTTACAGAGCCGGAACTGCAGCGCGGCTGATTTTGGTTTaaatttctgtaacattttaCCGACAGCACCAAGCGGGATTGTGCAACCCCTGCCCGGCACCACCTTAAACTCTCCCCCTCGAGGTGTTTGCGCTCCTAAATCCCCTCACGGGTTAACCACCCCCAAAAAGGAGCGCACTGGGCCCCAAACCGTGCAGGGGGATGAGGTGGGCGCTGAGAGCAACGGAGTTGTTACAACTTACTGAGAGCAAAAAAAAGTAACGAACTTAAAACATCCTCACGCCGGCACAAGCCGGCTCCCCTCTAGGGAAGCCTAAACTCCACCaaaactcagcagcagctcttcccgaggggatggggatgagcCCAGGGCTCCCTACCCGCCGGCACCGGGCCCGGAGCGCCGCGGCCGCGGGAGCCCCGGAGGCGCCtccgggccggccccggccgGGATCTCAAGGCGCGCCCGGAGGGAGCAGCGGCCGCAGCGCCAGCAGCGGCCCCGGACCGGTAACGACCTCAGCGGGaccccgccggccccggcccgccccgccgccctcaGGCCGGGCCCAGGCGCGGGGAGGCCGCACGCGGCCCCTCGGCCGCACCGGCAACGCGGCCCCTCACGACTCCCCTACCTCTTGGGGGGCGGCCCCCCCGCGCCGGCCGCCCCGTTGGGCGCTGGcggagccgccgctgccgccggggccgcggccgggggcGGCTCCATTTTCCCGGGGGCGCTTTGAgaggccgcggccgccgccatTTCCCAGCGCGTCCTTTGTGTGCGGAGCGCGGGGCACGTCGGGACGGCGCCGCAGGGCgggccgccagggggcgctgcGCTGCCCATGCGCGCGAGGGGGAAGGGGCGGTGGGCTGGGTGGCGGGAAAACGGCGCGCGAGGTGCTGCGCATGCGCGGTGAGGCCGCACGGCCGCCCGCGCCGGCGGTTATGGCGGCAGTGGCGGCTTTGCCAACGGCAGGAAGGGCGGGTGGCACCGGGGAGTGAGGATCGGAGAATGGGCAGGCCTGCAGCCGCGGGGCGCGGGCGACAGcggcacccagagctgcccacGCTGGCGGGAATAGCGGCTGCGCGCATGGGAGGCGCGCTGTACGGAATGGCGGCCGTGCCGTACAGCATGGCTGCCATGGGTGCGCATGCTCAGTGGAGTGAgcgaaaaaaaaacccccaaaaaacatcAGCGAACTCAAAAGGACTCGGTGTCCTCGGTTTTAAGGAAGAAAGTGATATGTTAAATACAAAACAGACTGTGTGCGGACTGTTATCCGCATGATGAATGTGTGTCATGGGACATCGGGGGAGGCCGGGGCCCACGTGTTGCTGTGAGGAAGCCGAGTTTCCCCCGCCCCAGATCGCCTCCCCGGGGTCCCCCTGTCCCAGCCGTAGACAGGGGACAGCTGCCCCCCCAGGATCCAAGAATGTGCGGAACCCCCTATGAGACCGCGGCGCTCCGACGAACGCTTGGGCACGGTACAGCAGCCGTGGGAG from Hirundo rustica isolate bHirRus1 chromosome 26, bHirRus1.pri.v3, whole genome shotgun sequence encodes the following:
- the LOC131378706 gene encoding heterogeneous nuclear ribonucleoprotein M-like; its protein translation is MGSAAPPGGPPCGAVPTCPALRTQRTRWEMAAAAASQSAPGKMEPPPAAAPAAAAAPPAPNGAAGAGGPPPKSEGERPTPNEKKKEKGMKRGGNRFEPYANPAKRYRAFITNIPFDVKWQSLKDLVKEKGPQVTLWILI